The following are encoded together in the Pedobacter sp. D749 genome:
- the gltB gene encoding glutamate synthase large subunit encodes MEPNSGLYDAQFEHDACGIGFVAHVKGRKSHQIISDALTILENLDHRGACGAEPNTGDGAGIMIQIPHEFFYDECLKAGFSLPETNNYGVGMLFMPKDIRSREECRELIYRAAEKLGLEILGFRKVDVDTTDIGNMALSVEPEIEQVFIARPYAVAPGADFERKLYIFKNYLIKLIVNTVHGGKDFYIVSLSAQTIIYKGQLTSLQVRTYFTDLSDKRMVSALGLVHSRFATNTFPSWRLAQPFRFIAHNGEINTLQGNLNWFRAGVKSFASAYFTPEELDMLLPVIDETNSDSGCLDNVIELLLHAGRTLPHVLMMLVPEAWDGNEDMDPVKKAFYEFHATLMEPWDGPAAIAFTDGKLIGATLDRNGLRPSRYAITSDDRVIMGSEAGALAIDQSTVIEKGRLTPGKMFVVDMEQGRIISDNEIKGEVCGKSPYSDWINQYQIRLEELPEPRVMFTGLSTESIFKYQQVFGYSREDIDLLLKPMAIEAKEPIGSMGTDTPLAILSKRPQHLSSYFKQLFAQVTNPPIDPIREKVVMSLASFMGSNGNLLEENPLQAHCVAIKHPILTNQELEKLRSIDTGVFQAKTLQTYFRADGKPGAMAKALDRLCRYAVDAVEDGFQVIVLTDRAIDSEHAAMPSLLAVSAVHHHLIRKGYRGAVGIVIEAGDIWEVHHFATLLGFGVTAINPYLALETINEFKEESGLSVEQLTKNYIYAVNSGLLKIFSKMGISTLQSYQGAQIFEILGLNKQVVNTYFTGAVSRIGGLGLDEIAKETLIKHHRSFGPVTQTENLLPAGGTYKFRRKGEAHLFNPQTIHLLQNATRKNDYNIFKQYSKLVNEQTQQAYTIRGLFEFNYSRPSVPLSEVESTEAILKRFATGAMSFGSISHEAHSTLAIAMNRIGGKSNTGEGGEDEMRYTKLPNGDSMRSAIKQVASARFGVTSYYLTNADELQIKMAQGAKPGEGGQLPGHKVDDWIAKVRHSTPGVGLISPPPHHDIYSIEDLAQLIFDLKNANRTARINVKLVSKAGVGTIAAGVAKAHADVILVSGFDGGTGASPLTSIQHAGLPWELGLAEAHQTLVKNKLRNRIVLQTDGQLKTGRDIAIAALLGAEEWGVATAALVTSGCIMMRKCHLNTCPVGVATQDPELRKLFTGDADHVVNLFYFLAEELREIMAELGFRTIHEMIGQADILKVRELPAEDWKLKHLDLSAILYKAEENGLPLFNTEGQDHGLDHVLDHQLIAAAQPAIDNNEPVFASFEVKNTDRALGTMLSNEISKVHLGAGLPPDTINFKFVGSAGQSFGAFNTRGVTLSLEGEANDYVGKGLSGARLAIYPFSNSTFIPEQNIIIGNVALYGATSGELFARGKAGERFAVRNSGATAVVEGVGDHGCEYMTGGEVLILGDTGSNFAAGMSGGVAWIYDANGTFARKCNKEMVDLDPLQAEDEERILALLKTHIRLTDSKVAEFILSDWKTQSAHFVKVFPKEYKAVLSKRNQQVKTH; translated from the coding sequence TGCGCAATTTGAACACGATGCCTGCGGTATTGGGTTTGTTGCGCATGTGAAAGGGCGAAAATCGCATCAAATCATCTCTGATGCACTTACTATTTTAGAGAATCTAGATCATAGAGGGGCATGTGGAGCAGAACCAAATACAGGCGATGGTGCAGGTATTATGATTCAGATTCCTCACGAATTTTTTTACGACGAATGTTTAAAAGCTGGCTTTAGCTTACCAGAAACCAATAATTATGGTGTTGGTATGTTATTTATGCCAAAGGATATCAGATCCAGAGAAGAGTGCAGAGAATTGATTTACCGTGCCGCCGAAAAACTAGGCCTGGAAATTTTAGGCTTTAGAAAAGTTGATGTTGACACAACAGATATTGGCAATATGGCCCTTTCTGTTGAGCCAGAAATTGAGCAGGTATTTATCGCCCGTCCTTATGCGGTAGCGCCAGGTGCTGATTTTGAACGTAAACTTTATATTTTTAAAAATTACCTGATTAAACTAATCGTAAACACCGTTCATGGTGGTAAAGATTTTTATATCGTTTCGCTTTCTGCGCAAACCATTATATATAAAGGTCAGCTAACTTCATTACAGGTACGTACTTATTTTACCGATCTTTCTGATAAACGCATGGTTTCGGCTTTAGGCCTGGTTCACTCGCGTTTTGCAACCAATACTTTCCCTTCATGGAGGTTGGCACAACCATTCCGCTTTATTGCACATAATGGTGAGATCAATACTTTACAAGGAAATTTAAACTGGTTCAGGGCAGGCGTTAAGTCTTTTGCTTCTGCTTACTTTACACCAGAAGAACTGGATATGTTATTGCCGGTAATCGACGAGACCAACTCCGATTCAGGTTGTTTGGATAACGTTATCGAATTATTGCTTCATGCAGGCAGAACTTTGCCTCATGTATTAATGATGTTGGTTCCGGAGGCATGGGATGGCAATGAAGATATGGATCCTGTTAAAAAGGCGTTCTACGAATTCCACGCTACTTTAATGGAACCATGGGACGGACCTGCGGCCATTGCTTTTACCGATGGTAAATTAATCGGTGCAACTTTAGATCGTAACGGGCTTCGTCCTTCCCGGTATGCCATTACTTCAGACGACCGTGTAATTATGGGCTCTGAGGCTGGTGCATTAGCCATCGATCAAAGTACTGTAATCGAAAAAGGCCGTTTAACGCCAGGCAAAATGTTCGTGGTGGATATGGAGCAGGGCAGAATTATCAGCGATAACGAAATTAAAGGAGAAGTTTGTGGTAAAAGCCCATATAGCGATTGGATTAATCAATACCAGATCCGTTTGGAGGAATTACCGGAGCCACGTGTAATGTTCACCGGCTTATCTACCGAGTCTATTTTTAAATATCAACAGGTTTTTGGTTACAGCAGGGAAGATATTGATCTTTTGCTTAAGCCAATGGCTATCGAAGCCAAAGAGCCAATTGGTTCGATGGGTACGGATACCCCGCTGGCTATTTTATCAAAACGTCCCCAGCATTTATCATCTTATTTTAAGCAGTTATTTGCACAGGTAACCAATCCGCCGATAGATCCTATCCGTGAAAAGGTGGTGATGAGTTTGGCTAGTTTTATGGGTAGTAATGGCAATCTTTTGGAAGAAAACCCATTACAAGCACATTGCGTTGCCATTAAACATCCAATTTTAACCAACCAGGAATTAGAGAAGTTAAGAAGTATTGATACAGGTGTTTTCCAGGCGAAAACTTTACAGACTTATTTCAGGGCTGATGGCAAGCCTGGTGCTATGGCAAAAGCCTTAGACCGTTTGTGCCGCTACGCGGTTGATGCGGTTGAGGATGGTTTCCAGGTAATTGTATTAACGGATAGAGCTATTGACTCTGAGCATGCTGCAATGCCTTCTTTATTGGCCGTTTCTGCTGTACACCATCATTTAATCCGCAAAGGATATCGTGGTGCAGTGGGTATTGTGATAGAGGCCGGTGATATTTGGGAAGTACATCATTTTGCCACGCTATTGGGCTTTGGTGTTACCGCAATTAACCCTTACCTGGCTTTAGAAACCATTAATGAGTTTAAAGAAGAGTCAGGTTTATCAGTTGAGCAATTGACTAAAAACTATATCTACGCAGTAAATAGTGGATTACTTAAAATTTTCTCTAAAATGGGCATCTCTACCTTACAGTCTTATCAAGGTGCACAGATTTTCGAAATTTTAGGTTTAAATAAACAAGTGGTGAATACTTATTTCACTGGTGCAGTTTCACGTATTGGTGGTTTAGGGCTGGATGAAATTGCAAAAGAAACGTTAATTAAACATCACCGCAGTTTTGGCCCGGTAACACAAACCGAAAACTTGTTGCCAGCAGGCGGAACGTATAAATTCCGACGTAAAGGTGAAGCGCATTTGTTTAATCCGCAAACCATTCACTTGTTACAAAACGCAACACGTAAAAACGATTACAATATATTCAAACAATACTCTAAATTGGTGAATGAGCAAACACAGCAAGCTTATACCATCCGTGGATTGTTCGAATTTAACTATAGCCGCCCTTCAGTACCCTTAAGTGAGGTAGAATCAACCGAGGCCATTTTAAAACGATTTGCAACAGGAGCCATGTCATTCGGTTCAATTTCTCATGAAGCACACTCTACTTTAGCGATTGCCATGAACCGTATCGGTGGAAAAAGCAATACCGGCGAAGGTGGTGAAGATGAAATGCGTTATACTAAATTGCCAAATGGCGATAGTATGCGTTCGGCTATTAAACAGGTTGCTTCTGCACGTTTTGGTGTAACGAGTTATTATTTAACCAATGCTGACGAGTTACAGATTAAAATGGCTCAGGGTGCTAAACCTGGCGAAGGTGGTCAATTACCAGGACACAAGGTAGATGACTGGATTGCAAAAGTTCGTCACTCTACGCCAGGTGTTGGTTTAATTTCACCTCCACCGCATCATGATATTTATTCGATCGAAGATTTGGCTCAGCTGATTTTTGATTTAAAAAATGCCAACCGTACCGCAAGAATCAATGTGAAATTGGTTTCTAAAGCTGGTGTGGGTACCATTGCCGCAGGTGTTGCTAAAGCACATGCTGATGTGATTCTGGTATCTGGCTTTGATGGTGGAACGGGAGCATCTCCTTTAACCTCTATCCAACATGCTGGTTTACCATGGGAGTTAGGTTTGGCAGAAGCACACCAAACTTTGGTGAAAAACAAATTGCGTAACCGTATTGTGTTACAAACAGATGGTCAGCTTAAAACAGGTCGAGATATCGCTATTGCTGCATTATTAGGCGCCGAAGAATGGGGTGTTGCTACAGCAGCCTTGGTAACTTCTGGATGTATTATGATGCGTAAATGCCATTTAAATACTTGTCCTGTTGGTGTTGCAACACAAGATCCGGAATTAAGAAAATTATTTACCGGTGATGCTGATCACGTAGTGAACTTATTTTATTTCCTTGCAGAAGAGTTACGTGAGATTATGGCTGAATTAGGTTTCAGGACTATCCACGAAATGATCGGTCAGGCTGATATTTTAAAAGTACGCGAACTGCCTGCTGAAGACTGGAAACTGAAACATCTTGATTTATCAGCTATCTTATATAAAGCAGAAGAAAATGGCTTGCCTTTATTTAATACAGAGGGTCAGGATCATGGTTTGGATCATGTTTTAGATCATCAATTAATTGCTGCTGCACAGCCTGCTATTGACAATAACGAACCTGTATTTGCCAGTTTCGAAGTGAAAAATACCGACCGCGCATTGGGTACCATGTTATCGAATGAAATCTCTAAAGTTCATTTAGGTGCTGGTTTACCTCCTGATACGATCAACTTTAAATTTGTAGGTTCGGCCGGACAAAGTTTCGGTGCTTTCAATACCCGTGGGGTAACCTTATCACTGGAAGGTGAAGCAAACGATTACGTGGGTAAAGGTTTATCAGGTGCGAGATTGGCTATTTACCCATTCTCTAATTCAACTTTTATCCCTGAACAAAATATCATTATCGGTAACGTAGCCCTTTATGGCGCAACTTCCGGCGAGTTATTTGCCCGTGGTAAAGCAGGTGAGCGTTTCGCGGTACGTAACTCTGGTGCAACAGCTGTTGTGGAAGGAGTAGGCGATCACGGTTGTGAATACATGACCGGTGGTGAAGTGCTGATTCTTGGTGATACCGGAAGTAATTTCGCTGCTGGTATGAGTGGTGGTGTA